A window of Aquitalea denitrificans contains these coding sequences:
- a CDS encoding 4-oxalomesaconate tautomerase: protein MESTQSYAGLQALPCVWMRGGTSKAAFFHAADLPADPAERDRLLLAAMDGIDTRQIDGIGGAHPLTTKIAIISRSSRDDADIDYLFGQLVIGAKRIDYAPTCGNILAAVAPFALEEGLLPCADGETRVRIHMVNTKSLCQAVLPTPGGKVSYQGHTRISGVPGSAAAIELQFADVAGSSCGALYPTGQAQDVVGGVAVSCIDNGMPVVLLRAADLGITGYESPVELDANDSFKRELEAIRLAVGPRMGLGDVSERVVPKMTLIAAPIAGGAIHTRTFIPKKCHDAIGVLGAASVATACADAASVAGGLAVLDGGSAAISVEHPTGEFTIRLTAQPDAAPAVALIRTARPLFRGQVLLPYPA, encoded by the coding sequence ATGGAATCGACACAGTCTTATGCTGGCTTGCAGGCGCTGCCCTGTGTGTGGATGCGCGGCGGCACCTCCAAGGCGGCCTTTTTTCACGCGGCTGATCTGCCGGCCGACCCGGCCGAGCGCGATCGCCTGCTGCTGGCCGCCATGGACGGAATCGACACCCGGCAGATCGACGGCATTGGCGGTGCCCATCCGCTGACCACCAAGATCGCCATCATCTCTCGCTCCAGCCGGGACGATGCCGATATCGACTACCTGTTCGGCCAACTGGTGATCGGTGCCAAGCGCATCGACTACGCCCCCACCTGCGGCAATATCCTGGCTGCCGTCGCCCCGTTTGCGCTGGAGGAGGGCTTGCTGCCCTGCGCCGATGGCGAAACCCGCGTGCGCATCCACATGGTGAATACCAAATCACTGTGCCAGGCCGTGCTGCCCACGCCGGGCGGCAAGGTGAGCTACCAAGGCCACACCCGCATCAGTGGCGTTCCCGGCAGTGCTGCCGCCATCGAACTGCAGTTTGCCGATGTGGCCGGTTCCTCCTGCGGCGCGCTCTATCCCACCGGGCAGGCACAGGACGTGGTGGGCGGCGTGGCGGTCAGCTGCATCGACAACGGCATGCCGGTGGTGCTGCTGCGTGCTGCCGACCTGGGCATTACCGGTTATGAAAGCCCGGTCGAGCTGGATGCCAATGACAGCTTCAAGCGCGAGCTGGAAGCCATCCGCCTGGCTGTCGGCCCGCGTATGGGCCTGGGCGATGTCAGCGAGCGCGTGGTGCCCAAGATGACGCTGATTGCCGCGCCGATTGCCGGCGGGGCCATTCATACCCGTACCTTTATCCCGAAAAAGTGCCATGACGCCATCGGCGTGCTGGGTGCGGCTTCCGTCGCCACCGCCTGTGCCGACGCGGCCAGCGTTGCCGGCGGTCTGGCGGTGCTGGATGGCGGCAGCGCGGCCATCTCGGTGGAGCACCCCACCGGTGAATTCACCATCCGCCTGACAGCGCAGCCAGACGCAGCACCCGCGGTGGCGCTGATACGCACCGCCCGGCCGCTGTTCCGTGGCCAGGTACTGCTGCCTTACCCGGCCTGA
- a CDS encoding LysR family transcriptional regulator — MKLATLAALIAAVEEGSMRAAARRIGCSQPALTRMIRELELELAAPLLLRSSRGVLPTAQGRVLYERAVRARHELEAAADEISQIGGHMVGKLHIGAVPLAVMLLIPEAMRTFVREFPQIQLRISEELYVAQLQKLRTGEVDITVGGIPDDLAAGEFYVEPLLHTEMIPAARKGSRWLEARSLQDLQAAPWVYTGTDHRAGYARALFERNGLEAPQQGALVNSTLALLSLVSTGDYVALLPRQIARQSWLASYVSPIALAEPGLPLQVGAILRQELALAPVVRHLLTHLHRAAHHINRGDNLLP; from the coding sequence ATGAAACTGGCAACACTGGCCGCGCTGATAGCCGCGGTGGAAGAGGGCAGCATGCGTGCAGCAGCGCGCCGAATCGGCTGCTCGCAACCGGCGCTCACCCGGATGATTCGCGAGCTGGAGCTGGAACTGGCCGCGCCCCTGCTGCTGCGCTCCTCACGCGGGGTGTTGCCTACCGCGCAAGGGCGGGTGCTGTATGAACGGGCGGTGCGCGCCCGCCACGAGCTGGAGGCCGCTGCCGATGAAATCAGCCAGATCGGCGGCCACATGGTGGGCAAGCTGCATATCGGCGCGGTGCCCTTGGCGGTGATGCTGCTGATCCCCGAAGCCATGCGCACCTTTGTGCGCGAGTTTCCGCAAATCCAGCTGCGCATCAGCGAGGAGCTGTATGTGGCGCAACTGCAAAAGCTGCGCACCGGCGAGGTGGACATCACCGTCGGCGGCATTCCGGATGATCTGGCTGCCGGGGAGTTTTATGTCGAACCCCTGCTGCACACCGAGATGATTCCGGCGGCGCGCAAGGGCAGCCGCTGGCTGGAGGCCCGCTCGCTACAGGATTTGCAAGCTGCACCCTGGGTGTATACCGGCACCGACCACCGTGCGGGCTATGCGCGGGCCTTGTTCGAACGCAATGGCCTGGAGGCGCCGCAGCAAGGCGCGCTGGTCAACTCCACCCTGGCCTTGTTGTCGCTGGTGTCCACCGGCGACTACGTGGCCTTGCTGCCCCGGCAGATTGCCCGCCAGTCCTGGCTGGCCAGCTATGTTTCGCCCATCGCGCTGGCCGAACCCGGCCTGCCGCTGCAAGTAGGTGCCATCCTGCGCCAGGAGCTGGCGCTGGCCCCGGTGGTGCGCCATCTGCTTACCCATTTGCACCGCGCCGCCCACCACATCAATCGCGGCGACAATCTGCTGCCCTGA
- a CDS encoding LysR family transcriptional regulator, which translates to MNHPAAKPDRDEVLRYLRVFLSVAHTGSVTRSSEQIFKAASAITRALTQLEDLLGVSLFERRPRGMLLNAYGEAVHRRALRIHKEIQQAATGLCQFRGSRIDPTPLTQLLLGGNKLRIFVSLAEHGQLSPVCQQLGLSKSGISMSLARLEEAVGQPLFRRMTQGLVVTEAGEQLLLHAKRAFAELRHIEADLSALRGSLYGTITVGALPLCRTSLLPLAIARLLQRYPGLKIKTSESPFAELARGLRCGDIDFIFGALRQGNEAAPFYSEALFQDQVGIFCRRGHPLARLQRTVRLAELQGAGWILPREESPARQALIKAFQRGGLPSPEPSVESGDLAVVRQLLAHSELLTACSAHQLHVEIASGAIVPLAVDLGDTRRSIGISQRLGSSASPAIEALLEEIRQLCADLPDEAMAA; encoded by the coding sequence ATGAACCACCCTGCCGCCAAGCCGGACCGGGATGAGGTGTTGCGCTATCTGCGCGTGTTTTTGTCGGTAGCCCATACCGGCAGCGTCACCCGTTCGTCCGAGCAGATATTCAAGGCCGCCTCGGCCATCACCCGCGCACTCACCCAGCTGGAAGACTTGCTGGGTGTCAGCCTGTTCGAGCGCCGCCCGCGCGGCATGCTGCTCAATGCCTATGGCGAAGCCGTGCACCGCCGTGCGCTGCGCATTCACAAGGAAATCCAGCAGGCAGCCACCGGGCTGTGCCAGTTTCGTGGCAGCCGTATCGACCCGACTCCGCTGACCCAGCTGTTACTGGGTGGCAACAAGCTGCGTATTTTTGTCAGCCTGGCCGAACATGGTCAGTTGTCCCCGGTCTGCCAGCAGCTGGGGCTGAGCAAATCCGGCATCAGCATGTCGCTGGCACGGCTGGAAGAAGCGGTCGGCCAGCCGCTGTTCCGCCGCATGACCCAGGGGCTGGTGGTGACCGAGGCTGGCGAGCAGCTGCTGCTGCATGCCAAGCGCGCCTTTGCCGAGCTGCGTCATATCGAGGCCGACCTGTCCGCCCTGCGTGGCAGCCTGTACGGCACCATTACCGTGGGCGCGCTGCCGCTGTGCCGCACCAGCCTGCTGCCACTGGCCATTGCCCGGCTGTTGCAGCGCTATCCCGGCCTGAAGATCAAGACCAGCGAAAGCCCGTTTGCCGAACTGGCCCGTGGCCTGCGCTGCGGTGACATAGACTTCATCTTCGGCGCCTTGCGTCAAGGCAATGAAGCGGCACCGTTTTACAGCGAAGCGCTGTTTCAGGATCAGGTGGGTATTTTCTGTCGCCGTGGCCATCCACTGGCTCGCCTGCAACGCACGGTAAGGCTGGCCGAGCTGCAAGGCGCAGGCTGGATACTACCGCGTGAAGAATCCCCTGCGCGCCAGGCGCTGATCAAGGCATTCCAACGCGGCGGCCTGCCGTCGCCCGAACCTTCGGTGGAAAGTGGCGATCTGGCGGTGGTGCGCCAGTTGCTGGCACACAGCGAGCTGCTGACCGCCTGCTCCGCCCACCAGCTGCATGTGGAAATTGCCAGCGGGGCCATCGTGCCGCTGGCGGTGGATCTGGGAGATACCCGTCGCAGTATCGGCATTAGCCAGCGGCTGGGCAGCTCTGCCTCACCAGCTATCGAAGCCTTGCTGGAGGAAATCCGCCAGCTATGTGCAGATCTGCCAGATGAAGCCATGGCGGCCTGA
- a CDS encoding siderophore-interacting protein codes for MTTILPQHRIERVRYELAKRNVTVRKVEHSGDGFARITFAGDSLPGFQSQSFDDHIKFIFQDAAGNTVMRDYTPLAATAEQGELTLEFALHGHGAAASWAGQAAEGMQAIIAGPKGSMIIPAQQDWHLLVGDASSLPAIRRRLAELPASAHVEVLLLRGDSADAWSLPQQPAWHIVQVGDDAALLAALRNWPVPEGHGFAWCAGEGGLMRQARAVLLEEKQLPREGVKVAAYWRHGEADFHERLV; via the coding sequence ATGACCACTATTTTGCCGCAACACCGCATCGAACGGGTCAGATATGAACTGGCCAAGCGCAATGTCACCGTGCGCAAGGTAGAGCACAGCGGCGACGGCTTTGCCCGCATCACCTTTGCCGGCGACAGCTTGCCGGGCTTTCAGTCGCAGTCTTTCGACGACCACATCAAGTTCATTTTCCAGGATGCCGCCGGCAATACCGTGATGCGTGACTATACACCGCTGGCCGCTACGGCAGAGCAGGGCGAGCTGACACTGGAATTTGCGCTGCACGGCCATGGTGCCGCTGCCAGCTGGGCAGGGCAGGCGGCCGAGGGCATGCAGGCCATTATTGCCGGGCCCAAGGGTTCGATGATCATCCCGGCGCAGCAGGACTGGCATTTGCTGGTGGGCGATGCTTCGTCCCTGCCGGCCATCCGTCGCCGTCTGGCCGAGCTGCCCGCCAGCGCCCACGTCGAGGTGCTGCTGCTGCGCGGTGACAGTGCCGACGCCTGGAGCCTGCCGCAACAGCCGGCATGGCACATTGTCCAGGTGGGTGATGACGCCGCCTTGCTGGCGGCGCTGCGCAACTGGCCAGTGCCGGAGGGCCATGGCTTTGCCTGGTGCGCGGGCGAGGGCGGGCTGATGCGTCAGGCACGCGCGGTGTTGCTGGAAGAAAAACAGCTGCCGCGTGAAGGGGTGAAAGTAGCGGCTTACTGGCGGCATGGTGAGGCGGATTTCCACGAGCGGCTGGTATAG
- a CDS encoding MarR family winged helix-turn-helix transcriptional regulator translates to MQNKVDLVNNVDDTAEQIFEAIHTLMHQYRSQQFAAIRDDALGLTHMEGKVLGYFCRYPGSTQSDLAQHSGRDKAQLTRLIARLKEAGLLEAKADERDRRSMRLYLTAAGQTLHTTLHQQGRQLAARAMQGVPAEQAASLLQALQQIRHNLEQEAGKS, encoded by the coding sequence ATGCAAAATAAAGTTGACCTTGTCAACAATGTTGACGACACCGCCGAGCAGATTTTCGAGGCCATCCACACCCTGATGCATCAATACCGCTCGCAGCAGTTTGCCGCGATTCGTGACGATGCACTGGGACTGACCCATATGGAAGGCAAGGTGCTGGGCTATTTCTGCCGCTATCCAGGCAGCACCCAGAGCGACCTCGCCCAGCACTCCGGGCGCGACAAGGCCCAGCTCACCCGGCTGATTGCCCGACTGAAGGAAGCCGGTCTGCTGGAAGCCAAGGCCGACGAGCGCGACCGCCGCAGCATGCGACTGTACCTGACCGCTGCCGGGCAGACGCTGCATACCACCTTGCACCAGCAAGGGCGTCAGCTGGCAGCGCGCGCCATGCAGGGTGTGCCGGCAGAACAGGCGGCCAGCCTGCTGCAGGCACTGCAGCAAATCCGCCACAATCTGGAGCAGGAAGCAGGCAAATCCTGA
- a CDS encoding ABC transporter substrate-binding protein encodes MSRNTHLPRRTVLAALSLALLAPLFGHAASSIDLSPEQKGQPKGRPVPEAIKLLSKDVRFVKDKTLVVAIAGGILPIGGFASDSKTIIGADPDISRLVADGLGRKLELVNVAWADWPLGLQSGKYDAVISNVTVTEARKEKFDFSTYRKDLLGFYTKAGSKLKINAPKDTAGLKVIVGAGTNQEQILLEWNKKNEAAGLKPLQALYFDDEAVARVALQSGRADAWLGPNAIYALEAARTGKVRLAGTFSGGWPLTADIAVATRKDSGLAPAISKIINSQIANGNYAKVLSRWGLSTEAVSESRTNPPGLPKS; translated from the coding sequence ATGTCGCGTAACACCCATCTGCCGCGCCGTACCGTACTGGCCGCACTCAGCCTGGCCCTGCTGGCGCCGCTGTTTGGCCATGCCGCCAGCAGCATCGACCTGAGCCCGGAGCAAAAAGGCCAGCCCAAGGGCCGTCCGGTGCCAGAGGCCATCAAACTGCTGTCCAAGGACGTCCGCTTCGTCAAGGACAAGACCTTGGTGGTGGCCATTGCTGGCGGCATTCTGCCAATTGGCGGTTTTGCCAGCGACTCGAAAACCATCATCGGTGCCGACCCGGACATCTCGCGCCTGGTGGCCGATGGCCTGGGCCGCAAGCTGGAACTGGTCAACGTGGCCTGGGCCGACTGGCCGCTGGGCTTGCAGTCCGGCAAGTACGATGCGGTGATTTCCAATGTCACCGTTACCGAAGCGCGCAAGGAGAAATTTGATTTCTCCACCTACCGCAAGGACTTGCTCGGCTTTTACACCAAGGCAGGCAGCAAGCTGAAAATCAATGCGCCCAAGGACACCGCCGGGCTGAAGGTGATTGTGGGCGCGGGTACCAATCAGGAGCAGATCCTGCTGGAATGGAACAAGAAAAACGAGGCTGCCGGCCTGAAACCGTTGCAGGCACTGTATTTTGACGATGAGGCCGTGGCGCGGGTAGCGCTGCAGTCCGGCCGCGCCGATGCCTGGCTGGGCCCCAATGCCATCTACGCACTGGAAGCGGCGCGCACCGGCAAGGTGCGTCTGGCTGGTACCTTCTCCGGCGGTTGGCCGCTGACGGCGGATATCGCGGTGGCCACGCGCAAGGATTCCGGCCTGGCCCCGGCCATCAGCAAAATCATCAATAGCCAGATTGCCAACGGCAACTACGCCAAAGTCCTCAGCCGCTGGGGCCTGAGTACCGAAGCGGTGAGCGAATCCCGCACCAACCCGCCCGGCCTGCCCAAGAGCTGA
- a CDS encoding amino acid ABC transporter ATP-binding protein, which produces MPAVKGGEVAIHAVSKRYGHQQVLDAVSLTVPPGSVTVIIGPSGSGKSTLLRSINHLERVDSGFIAIDGELIGYRQQGHSLHELKEKDILQRRVEVGMVFQHFNLFPHLTVLQNLIEAPIALRGLSRAEAEAQARLLLKRVGLADKADAWPRQLSGGQQQRVAIARALALRPKVLLFDEPTSALDPELVQEVLDVIKELARSGTTLLIVTHEIGFAREVADTVVFMEQGRIVESGSPEQVLRQPQQQRTREFLARVL; this is translated from the coding sequence ATACCCGCAGTCAAGGGCGGGGAAGTCGCCATCCATGCAGTCAGCAAGCGCTATGGCCATCAGCAGGTGCTGGATGCGGTGTCGCTGACCGTTCCGCCCGGCAGCGTCACCGTCATCATCGGGCCGTCCGGTTCGGGCAAGTCCACCTTGCTGCGCAGCATCAATCATCTGGAACGGGTGGATAGCGGTTTCATTGCCATTGACGGGGAGTTGATCGGCTATCGCCAGCAGGGCCACTCGCTGCACGAGTTGAAGGAAAAGGACATCCTGCAACGCCGCGTGGAAGTGGGCATGGTGTTCCAGCACTTCAACCTGTTTCCCCATCTCACCGTATTGCAAAACCTGATTGAAGCGCCCATCGCGCTGCGCGGCCTGAGCCGGGCCGAGGCCGAAGCCCAGGCGCGCCTGCTGCTCAAGCGGGTAGGGCTGGCCGACAAGGCCGATGCCTGGCCGCGCCAGCTGTCCGGCGGACAGCAGCAGCGTGTGGCCATTGCCCGTGCGCTGGCGCTGCGCCCCAAGGTGCTGCTGTTTGACGAACCCACCTCGGCGCTGGACCCGGAGCTGGTGCAGGAAGTGCTGGATGTCATCAAGGAGCTGGCGCGCTCTGGCACCACGCTGCTGATTGTCACCCATGAAATCGGCTTTGCCCGTGAAGTGGCCGATACCGTGGTGTTCATGGAGCAAGGCCGCATCGTGGAAAGTGGCAGCCCGGAACAGGTATTGCGTCAACCGCAGCAGCAGCGCACCCGCGAATTCCTGGCCCGCGTGCTCTAG
- a CDS encoding GNAT family N-acetyltransferase, with translation MRDYFVYTTTTDPRASVMLAELTQEYDARYGNLFSPGGAAEEMRRYPPETFAPPHGNFLLLLRQGQAIAGGAFKRLDEHTAEFKRIWTHSQFRRQGLAGLVLQELEAQCQRQGYRQIYLTTGCRQPEAVGLYLRHGYQAQFDPQGDLEALRTLPFTKAVPRQTSAQSHAAHWTELAGIAV, from the coding sequence ATGCGTGACTACTTTGTTTACACCACCACCACCGACCCGCGCGCCAGCGTGATGCTGGCCGAGCTGACGCAGGAATACGACGCACGCTACGGCAATCTGTTCAGCCCCGGCGGTGCGGCTGAAGAAATGCGGCGCTATCCGCCGGAAACCTTTGCGCCGCCGCACGGCAACTTCCTGCTGCTGCTGCGGCAGGGGCAGGCGATTGCCGGCGGGGCCTTCAAGCGGCTGGATGAGCACACCGCCGAATTCAAGCGCATCTGGACCCACAGCCAGTTCCGCCGTCAGGGGCTGGCCGGGCTGGTGTTGCAGGAGCTGGAAGCGCAATGCCAGCGCCAGGGTTACCGCCAGATTTACCTGACCACCGGTTGCCGCCAGCCCGAGGCGGTCGGGCTCTACCTGCGTCATGGCTATCAGGCGCAGTTCGACCCGCAGGGGGATCTGGAAGCCTTGCGCACCCTGCCGTTTACCAAGGCAGTGCCACGTCAGACCAGCGCGCAATCCCATGCTGCCCACTGGACGGAACTGGCCGGCATTGCCGTTTGA
- a CDS encoding M20 aminoacylase family protein — protein sequence MNAALDSAVLPRSLQIETGIAAANAEFVALRRDLHQHPELAFAEHRTADKVAALLQQWGYQVTTGIAGTGVVGSLRRGSSNRSLGLRADMDALPIHETTGLPYASQNPGVMHACGHDGHTAILLAAARFLALHGQFDGSLQLIFQPAEETGSGARRMLEEGLFERFPCDAVFGLHNWPGVSCGHVGCIEGPAMASVDQAHITVHGKGGHGAEPHNTVDPVLVSAHVITALQSVVSRNVDPLDMGVLTVGSIHGGHASNVIPDSVELKLTARTFRPEVRSLLQQRVPALVEAQAASFGARAEVDYRLGFPPVCNHPAETALAREVAQDTLGAARVEQAFRPRTASEDFAFMLQARPGSFVFFGNGDSAGLHNPRYDFNDAILPLAASYWVALAERYLPLQQAAT from the coding sequence ATGAATGCAGCATTAGACAGCGCCGTGTTGCCGCGCAGCCTGCAGATCGAAACCGGCATTGCAGCTGCCAATGCCGAATTCGTCGCCCTGCGTCGCGACCTGCACCAGCACCCGGAACTGGCGTTTGCTGAACACCGCACCGCCGACAAGGTGGCCGCGCTATTGCAGCAGTGGGGCTATCAGGTGACCACCGGCATTGCCGGCACCGGGGTGGTGGGCAGCTTGCGACGTGGCAGCAGCAACCGTTCGCTCGGCCTACGCGCCGACATGGATGCACTGCCCATCCACGAAACCACCGGCCTGCCGTATGCCAGCCAGAACCCCGGCGTGATGCATGCCTGCGGTCACGATGGCCACACTGCCATCCTGCTGGCCGCTGCCCGCTTTCTGGCGCTGCACGGCCAGTTTGATGGCAGCTTGCAGCTGATTTTCCAGCCGGCGGAAGAAACCGGCAGTGGCGCACGACGCATGCTGGAAGAAGGCTTGTTCGAGCGCTTTCCCTGCGACGCGGTGTTCGGCCTGCACAACTGGCCCGGGGTCAGCTGCGGCCATGTCGGCTGCATCGAAGGCCCGGCCATGGCCTCGGTGGACCAGGCGCACATCACCGTGCACGGCAAGGGCGGCCATGGGGCCGAACCGCATAACACAGTGGACCCGGTGCTGGTGAGTGCCCACGTGATTACCGCGCTGCAATCGGTGGTGTCACGCAATGTCGACCCGCTGGACATGGGCGTGCTCACCGTGGGCAGCATCCACGGCGGCCATGCGTCCAATGTGATACCGGACAGCGTGGAGCTGAAACTGACTGCCCGCACCTTCCGCCCGGAAGTGCGCAGCCTGCTGCAACAGCGCGTGCCGGCACTGGTGGAGGCACAGGCGGCCAGCTTTGGCGCACGCGCCGAGGTGGATTACCGCCTGGGCTTCCCGCCGGTGTGCAATCACCCGGCAGAAACCGCACTTGCGCGAGAAGTGGCACAGGACACGCTGGGCGCGGCGCGGGTGGAACAGGCTTTCCGGCCGCGCACCGCCAGCGAGGACTTTGCCTTCATGTTGCAGGCACGGCCTGGCAGCTTCGTGTTTTTCGGCAATGGCGACAGCGCCGGCCTGCACAACCCGCGCTACGACTTCAACGACGCCATCCTGCCGCTGGCCGCCAGCTACTGGGTGGCCCTGGCCGAGCGCTACCTGCCGCTGCAACAGGCGGCCACATAA
- a CDS encoding LLM class flavin-dependent oxidoreductase, whose translation MSKPITFGIMLHGAGGHMHAWKHPSGPADASVNLQFYIDTVQKAEANGIAFAFVADGLYINEKSIPHFLNRFEPISILSALASVTRKIGLAGTVSTSYSDPFTVARQFGSLDLISGGRAGWNVVTTPLEGTALNYSRPHPEHSLRYEIADEYLQVTQGLWDSWDDDALPRNRETGQFFDKDKLHTLNHKGRFFQVAGPLNISRSPQGQPVIFQAGSSDAGIGLAGKYADAVFTHSPSIEETRDFLRKVKTSAVLHARKADDVKIFPGIAPVVAATDAEAEAKFRIIQQLLTIDDALAYLGRFFDHHDFSQYPLDEAFPELGDIGRNSFRSTTDQIKARAREHGLTLRQVALEVATPRSNFVGSGEKVAAEIIRWVDEGAADGFILGFPVVAEGLDDFITHVLPVLEKSGRFQRQLDGRTLRDHLGLPRKESRYQQATEHSSQQQVA comes from the coding sequence ATGAGCAAACCCATTACTTTCGGCATCATGCTGCACGGCGCTGGTGGTCACATGCACGCCTGGAAACACCCCAGCGGCCCGGCGGATGCCAGCGTGAACCTGCAGTTTTATATCGATACCGTGCAGAAAGCCGAAGCCAATGGCATTGCCTTTGCCTTTGTGGCGGACGGCCTGTACATCAATGAAAAATCGATTCCGCACTTCCTTAACCGTTTCGAGCCGATTTCCATCCTGTCGGCGCTGGCCAGCGTGACACGCAAGATCGGCCTGGCCGGCACCGTGTCCACCTCCTACAGCGACCCGTTTACCGTGGCGCGCCAGTTCGGCTCGCTCGACCTGATCAGCGGTGGCCGTGCCGGCTGGAATGTGGTGACCACGCCGCTGGAAGGCACGGCGCTGAACTACAGCCGCCCGCATCCGGAACACAGCCTGCGTTATGAAATTGCCGACGAATACCTGCAAGTCACCCAGGGCTTGTGGGACAGCTGGGACGACGACGCCTTGCCGCGTAACCGTGAAACCGGCCAGTTCTTCGACAAGGACAAGCTGCACACCCTGAACCACAAGGGACGTTTCTTCCAGGTGGCCGGGCCGCTGAACATCAGCCGCTCGCCGCAGGGCCAGCCGGTGATTTTCCAGGCCGGTTCTTCCGATGCCGGTATCGGCCTGGCGGGCAAGTATGCCGACGCGGTGTTTACCCACTCGCCCTCCATCGAGGAAACCCGCGACTTCCTGCGCAAGGTGAAAACCAGCGCCGTGCTGCATGCCCGCAAGGCCGACGATGTGAAAATCTTCCCCGGCATTGCGCCGGTGGTGGCCGCCACCGATGCCGAGGCCGAAGCCAAGTTCCGCATCATCCAGCAACTGCTGACCATCGATGACGCACTGGCCTATCTGGGCCGCTTCTTCGACCACCACGACTTTAGCCAGTACCCGCTGGATGAGGCCTTCCCGGAGCTGGGCGATATCGGTCGCAACAGCTTCCGTTCCACCACCGACCAGATCAAGGCCCGCGCCCGTGAGCATGGCCTGACCCTGCGCCAGGTGGCGCTGGAAGTGGCCACCCCGCGCAGCAACTTTGTTGGCAGCGGTGAAAAAGTGGCGGCGGAAATCATCCGCTGGGTGGACGAGGGCGCGGCTGACGGTTTCATCCTGGGCTTCCCGGTGGTGGCCGAAGGACTGGACGACTTCATCACCCATGTGCTGCCGGTGCTGGAAAAGAGCGGTCGCTTCCAGCGCCAGTTGGACGGCCGCACCCTGCGCGACCATCTGGGCCTGCCGCGCAAGGAAAGCCGTTACCAGCAAGCGACCGAGCACAGCAGCCAGCAGCAGGTGGCCTGA
- a CDS encoding LLM class flavin-dependent oxidoreductase → MSYSLSILDKSPIPPGATAADALANTVALAKLAEQLGYYRFWVAEHHSTPLLASSAPEVLISHILAHTSRIRVGSGGVMLQHYSPYKVAETFNLLAALAPGRVDLGVGKAPGGLPFSTRALQHYHDAARKPDFTAQLTELNAFLNEGQPEGHPLAGAKATPQPPITPGRFLLGGSPDSARLAARLGWDFAYAGHFNGDPLNIQQSIAVYRQWTGKVPALALYAFVAETREQAQALVGELKLFKVTLEDGRSVNVPSREAAEEFARQAGSSQYQLEEKHPHVIAGTAGDVRAELDSLHQSYGIREFIIDIPVAQFALRRASIALLAEAREPLAA, encoded by the coding sequence ATGTCATACTCCCTGTCCATCCTGGATAAAAGCCCGATTCCGCCGGGCGCTACCGCGGCCGATGCACTGGCCAATACCGTGGCGCTGGCCAAGCTGGCAGAGCAGTTGGGCTATTACCGTTTCTGGGTGGCCGAACACCACAGCACGCCGCTGCTGGCCAGTTCTGCGCCTGAAGTCCTGATTTCCCACATCCTGGCGCATACCAGCCGTATCCGCGTGGGCAGTGGCGGCGTCATGCTGCAGCACTACAGCCCCTACAAAGTGGCGGAAACCTTCAATCTGCTGGCGGCGCTGGCCCCGGGCCGGGTGGACCTGGGCGTGGGCAAGGCCCCTGGCGGCCTGCCGTTCAGCACCCGTGCCTTGCAGCACTATCACGATGCCGCCCGCAAGCCCGACTTCACCGCCCAGCTGACCGAACTGAATGCCTTCCTGAACGAGGGCCAGCCGGAGGGCCATCCGCTTGCCGGGGCAAAGGCGACACCGCAGCCACCCATTACGCCGGGGCGCTTCCTGCTGGGCGGCAGCCCGGACAGCGCCCGGCTGGCCGCCCGCCTGGGCTGGGATTTTGCCTATGCCGGCCACTTCAACGGCGACCCTTTGAATATCCAGCAATCCATTGCCGTGTACCGCCAGTGGACCGGCAAGGTACCGGCGCTGGCCCTGTATGCCTTTGTGGCAGAAACCCGCGAACAGGCACAGGCGCTGGTGGGGGAGCTGAAGCTGTTCAAGGTGACGCTGGAAGACGGCCGCAGCGTCAATGTGCCCAGCCGCGAGGCCGCCGAAGAATTTGCCCGTCAGGCTGGCAGCAGCCAGTACCAGCTGGAAGAAAAGCATCCGCACGTGATAGCCGGTACTGCCGGTGATGTGCGCGCCGAGCTGGATTCCCTGCACCAGAGCTACGGCATCCGCGAATTCATCATTGATATCCCCGTGGCCCAGTTTGCGCTGCGCCGCGCTTCCATTGCCCTGCTGGCCGAAGCGCGCGAGCCGCTGGCCGCCTGA